The Lycium barbarum isolate Lr01 chromosome 11, ASM1917538v2, whole genome shotgun sequence genome contains the following window.
ttaaaaaaaaaaaaaagcaagggaAAAAAACTTAAAGCCCCAACTTGAAGAATGAAAGCTTTTTTGTGCGTAATGAAAGAGAGAAAAGGTACAACTCTTCTATATAAAAGGTTATTTGTGGTAGTACATCAAAAATTTAAAGGTTTCTCTTTAAATTACCATTTTCTTTATTACCAGGTGATTCTTGGATTCTTCTCTTATTACGTGACATTTTGCTACGTTTTTTTCCTTCAAGTAATCTTACGAACATTTAAATGCGTCATGTAATAGGTCCTAATCTTCTTGCTGAAGACCACGATAGATGAGGCTAGTAACTACATATCTTGGTTGACCTTCAAGTTTATGCACCACATTTTGTTAATATGAAAACTTGTCTTTTCAATTTTAATATGTCTGCATTTCACAAACAAAGTGATTAGAATTTCTAAGTTTAAAACACATACATTAATTGTTCACTTTTTAATTTGGTATCAACTTTTGAACAATTTATCTAATTTTATAATACTTAATTTTTTTCAAATAAAGCCGATTATTACCAGTTTCATATTGGGTCCGTGCTGGTACAGGCCATTTGCCCCTAGTCTATAAAAGAAAAGCTAATTTAACGGAATATACAATAAGTGAGAGTTTCGGTACGTCAAGGGCATTTCAGCAATACTTTCATCTTTTTATGGGCAATTTGGTACTTATATACAACCAGGGGCGGATTTATGGGTagcccagggtgttcacccgaacaccctcggcgaAAAATTTCACTGTAGATATAAGGTAAATTTTCTGAAtttatgtagatatatatattttgaacACCCTCACAACAAAGAAAAGGATAGCTCAGTGGtttcagggtgttcaaaaatACCTCTGAGTCCCGGGTTCAAACAAGAGGGACAGCATATTTTTAAAGTTTAGGCTCTTATTATTTTTTCCATTTaacttctgaaaaagaaactgCACCGTTTTGGtgctcttatttttttttctttttcttaaacgTGGTGGAATATGGATTTTTAATCCCAAAACTCCAAAAGTCAAAATCAGTTCCCAAAATAAAATCTTGTTTCCACGGTTCCACCAAAACTTGGGAATAACAACTCACAATCTACAAATCACCGCCCCAGCCATCGGATCACCGCCGGCCAGCCGGAATTTGTTTCCGACTACAGTAGCTTTCTTTGGTGACTGAACAACTGGTAAGCAACTTAGCAACATATTCTTGCAAGATTTTAAATCATTGTGAATATTGATAACTGAATCATGTTAATGTTTTCTAATATGGTCCACAGACAAGGTTTAAACTTTTGATAGTATAATAAGATTATTCTATAAAGCAAACTTAAAAGTGGCATTAAGAGTTTATTAAGAATCATATGTCAGACATGGTCAGTTGAAAAAAGACAACCTTATGCTTAAATTAGGTATGATCCTTTGAATTAATGGGCAAATCAGGCTCATTATTAGTTATTCATCATTATGTCCAAGATCTCATAATAATGCAATGAATTCATGGTGAGATTATTCTTTAGACTCACAGTTGTTAAATGTTAAGTGTCTAATGTTGGATTTGCATTAAGATATTTATGTAATGAATCAACTATCTTATACAGATTCAAGAGTCAATGAAGAAGTATTTCACCAAGGTATCAAATTCAAGTTCGGGCTATCATAGTCAACCAAATCGGGAAGAAAACGTGAATCATTTAGTAGCACCATTGCAATTTTCTCAGGAGTTCGATTTAAGTTCTTTAGAGGCTGATCCAGGTGAAAGAACTCAGATCTTGGATTTTCATCCAAATCATCGTGATGCTATTAGAAGAGATTATCTTCAAAAACATCCTTGTCAACCTCAATTGAAAGTTTTTCCTCAAACGTTGATTTTTGGAGATATGCGTCGTTTCAATCATGATTGGTATGTTGAATTTCCTGATTGGTTAAAATATATTCTAAGTAAAGATGCGGCCTATTGTTTGTATTGTTATTTATTTAAGACCAATAGCAATCGTCAAGGTGGAGGTAATGTATGGTCTGGTTTGGGGTTTAGGAATTGGAACAAAAAGGATAGTTTGGCAAAACATATTGGTGGGCCGAATAGCATCCATAGTCAATCAAAAAGAAAATGTGAAGATCTAATGCGGCAACAACAATCTATTCATGCTGCATTTGATAAGCAACTTAATCAAGATAAGCATGGATATGAGATTCGCTTAGCAGCTTCAATTCGTGTAGTGAGACTACTTGTGAAACAAGGATTGGCATTTCGGGGTCATGATGAATCTAAAGCATCGCTTAACAGaggtaattttcttgaaattctttCATTTTATGCTCAAGAGTGTGATAAAATTCGTAGCTTTGTATTGAAAAAGGCTCCTCAAAATGATCAAATGACTTGTCCAATGATTCAAAAAGAAATTGTGCTTTCTTGCAAGATTGAAACAATTAAGGGTATCATAAAGGAATTAAATGGTGACTATTTTTCCTTATTGGTTGATGAATCTTTTGATGTATCACGCAAGGAGCAAATGGCGATTGTTTTACGATATGTTGATAGAAGGGGATTTGTGATGGAGCAACTTCTTGGCATTGTTCATGTTAAAAATACTAGTGCCTTAGCTTTAAAAGGTGCAACTGTCAATTTACTTTCTCAACATTCCTTGAGTCTATCTTGTGTGTGTGGACAATGCTATGATGGAGCAAGTAATATGCAAGGTGATATCAATGGCCTTAAAATGTTGATTAAGAAAGAAAGTAGATCGGCTCATTCCATTCATTGTTTTGCTCATCAACTTCAATTAACTCTTGTTGGTGTTTCAAAAAAATGTCTTCAAGTTGGAGAACTTGTACATTTGGTTTCGGATATTTTGAATGTGTTGGCGGCTTCTTATAAACGTATGGATGAATATCGAGAATCTCAAAGGAAAAGAATTCAAGAGGCTTTAGAAAAGGGCGAGCTTAAAACTGGTAGGGGCTTGCATCAAGAACTTGGTATTTCTAGAGCTTGTGATACTCGTTGGGGATCTCACTTCAAATCTTTTAATTGTTTTATTCTTCAATTTGGTACAATAATGGATGTACTTGATACTATTGTTGAAACTGCACATAGTTTGGATGAAAGTGCCAGGGCGACAGGATATATCAGAGCTGCTCAAACGTACGAGGTTGCATTCATGTTACATTTGATGAAGGAAATTTTAGGAATTACAAATGACCTTAGTACATGCTTACAAAAAAAGAGCAAGATATTGCGAATGCCATGCGACTTGTTAATGTGGCAAGGATAAGGTTGCAAGAGCTAAGGGAAGATAAAAGATGGGATTTGTTTGTTGCTGAGGTATCTACGTTTTGTGTCAAGTATAATATTGTGGTACCTAATTTTGATGAGTCGTATGTTAACTCGGGGAGATTTCGGCGTAAACCTGTTGATTATACTTTCTTGCATCATTATCATGTTGATGTATTTTGTAAAATAATTGATTGGCAACTGCAAGAACTTAATGATCGTTTTGATGAGGAGACAACTGAGTTGCTTTATGGAGTTGCTTGCTTGAATCCGATAGACTCATTTTCAAGTTTTGACATTCAGAAAATAATGAGAATGGCTAAATTATATCCtgatgacttttatgaatttagTATGTGTTCTCTTGAGAATCAGCTTGTGAATTACATTATTGATGTTCGTGATATTGATAAAAGGTTCTCCGATTTAAATGGGCTTTGTGATCTTTCAAAAAGACTGGTTCAGACAAAAAAGCATTCATGTTATCCTCTTGTATTTCGTTTAGTGAAATTTTCTTTGCTTCTCCCAGTTGCCACGGCATCCGTTGAAAGAGCTTTTTCGGCAATGAAATTTATTAAGAATGAGTTGCGGAGTCGAATGAATGATGAATTCTTGAGCGGTTGCATGGTTCCTTTTGTGGAAAAAGATATGTTTAATGATGTTTCAAATGATGATATTATTTTGACTTTTCAAGCAATGAAACCTCGTCGAGTAGTGCTATAAATGTATTCAAGAAGTATTAGTAGAGATCCTTTTTTGTAGTTTGTACTTAGCACCCTTATTCTAGATTGATATATTGTAAAGGGCTAACTTTTTGTGCTATTGTAGTCACTACATTTCTATTCCTGTTACTTTTAGATCCTTTGTAATGGAACTAACTCTTTGTACCTATGTATTATTACATTCTCTGGAATTGTGTCTTTTTGGGCTTGTTCGCTCGTTTACATTTTATTTTCCGAACCCCCTGGAAGAAAATCGTGGATCCGCCACTGTATACAACCCTTTTTTCCTCGGCCGACCCGATAACACGTGTTCCAAATTTTGACACCAATTTCTCCTTTATGGCCTTCCCAGCAGTTCATTAATTAATTTGAGCCTattttggattgacttattttagttGCTTTTAAAGCTAAAAGTATTTTAAAACATTTTTATAGTGTttggattaaaaaaaatgaagcaTTTCTAGGTCAAAATAACAAAAATGAGTCAAAAACTCATAAGTTAGAATTTCTAACTCATAAGTCAAAAATAAGTCACCTCACTCGTCCTGCCCCATTTTCATCCCTACTGTAAGATTAAGGTATTGGAAACAACTTTTTAGATGGTTAGGAAATTGGTTTTCTCctaacaaaggaaaaattggaaTATATTTTCGACTAACTTACAATACCAGAAAATATAAAAATTCTTTAACCTTTCCTCATTGAAAACAGTTTCCACATAAAACATTTTATGGTTTCCTTCACGCCAAACACACcaaggatgaaaaccatagaagaAAAAGAGCAGGCTCAAAATTTTATAAGTTAGGCAAAGGTCACACACAATCTGATACC
Protein-coding sequences here:
- the LOC132620133 gene encoding uncharacterized protein LOC132620133 — translated: MRQQQSIHAAFDKQLNQDKHGYEIRLAASIRVVRLLVKQGLAFRGHDESKASLNRGNFLEILSFYAQECDKIRSFVLKKAPQNDQMTCPMIQKEIVLSCKIETIKGIIKELNGDYFSLLVDESFDVSRKEQMAIVLRYVDRRGFVMEQLLGIVHVKNTSALALKGATVNLLSQHSLSLSCVCGQCYDGASNMQGDINGLKMLIKKESRSAHSIHCFAHQLQLTLVGVSKKCLQVGELVHLVSDILNVLAASYKRMDEYRESQRKRIQEALEKGELKTGRGLHQELGISRACDTRWGSHFKSFNCFILQFGTIMDVLDTIVETAHSLDESARATGYIRAAQTYEYMLTKKEQDIANAMRLVNVARIRLQELREDKRWDLFVAEVSTFCVKYNIVVPNFDESYVNSGRFRRKPVDYTFLHHYHVDVFCKIIDWQLQELNDRFDEETTELLYGVACLNPIDSFSSFDIQKIMRMAKLYPDDFYEFSMCSLENQLVNYIIDVRDIDKRFSDLNGLCDLSKRLVQTKKHSCYPLVFRLVKFSLLLPVATASVERAFSAMKFIKNELRSRMNDEFLSGCMVPFVEKDMFNDVSNDDIILTFQAMKPRRVVL